A stretch of the Nicotiana tabacum cultivar K326 chromosome 6, ASM71507v2, whole genome shotgun sequence genome encodes the following:
- the LOC107797238 gene encoding protein DELETION OF SUV3 SUPPRESSOR 1(I)-like, translated as MATEQPKPAAEDVKMDLFEDDDEFEEFEIDQEWEDKEEGKEVTQQWEDDWDDDDVNDDFSLQLRRELESNTEKK; from the exons ATGGCGACTGAACAACCTAAGCCAGCGGCTGAAGACGTGAAGATGGATCTTTTCGAAGACGACGACGAATTTGAAGAGTTTGAAATTGATCAAG AATGGGAGGACAAAGAGGAAGGCAAAGAAGTAACACAGCAATGGGAAGATGATTGGGATGATGATGATGTTAACGATGACTTCTCTCTGCAGCTAAGAAGGGAATTGGAGAGCAACACTGAGAAGAAATGA
- the LOC107797237 gene encoding U-box domain-containing protein 19: MIQRFDRNDRRILTFPAVHPCENISPATLLDSLITLSRNICNFKSKFFATQRKNVRETIRQVGILLIFFEEIRDNLPSIRDSIILCFAELHTTFQKLKFLLDDCTREGARTWMLMKSHSVASQFRALIRTVATALDVLPLNSLNISREIKELVIMVANQAQRAKMELDPEDEDAMKRVILIMNQFENKFEPDTCISKKVLDYLNITTWAQCHKETKFLEEEINFECSENYEREVPMLSSLVGFLSYCRGILFEDSVYGNTDQSDGASNLEALTCLNPEDFRCPISLELMTDPVTVSTGQTYDRVSIQRWLKSGNLLCPKTGEILQSTELLPNSTLRKLIQQFCADNGISLAKSRKKNRDISRTILPGSPAAAEAIKFLSEFLASRLYFGSDQQIIKAAYEIRLLAKSNIFNRSVLIEAASIPALLQILNTNDPIMQENSISALLKLSKHSNGKKVIMENGGLKLIISVLKDGLKVEAKQIAAAIIFYISSPREYRKAIGENPEVFPALVELIKDGTSCGKKNAIVAIFGLLLSHRNHERALGAGTVPALVDLLASSDKVELNTDALAVLASLAEKTEGSFAILEASALPVILSQLQNITSRAGKEYCVSILLYLCINCGAEVLAALVREQALMPLLYSLLTEGTSQAKKRTRSLIKILQKFCETSTSRFVSEVPQEQFIDVR, translated from the coding sequence ATGATTCAAAGATTTGATCGGAATGATCGCCGGATTTTGACTTTCCCGGCGGTTCATCCCTGTGAGAATATATCTCCGGCTACCCTTTTGGATTCTTTGATTACTCTATCTCGTAACATATGCAATTTCAAATCCAAATTCTTTGCAACTCAACGGAAAAATGTCCGAGAAACCATTAGACAAGTGGGAATCCTCTTGATTTTTTTCGAGGAAATCCGAGATAATCTTCCTAGTATTAGAGATTCCATTATTCTTTGTTTTGCTGAACTCCACACAACATTCCAAAAGCTAAAATTTCTATTAGATGATTGCACCCGTGAAGGGGCAAGAACTTGGATGCTTATGAAATCCCACTCTGTAGCGAGCCAATTTCGAGCTTTGATTAGAACTGTGGCTACAGCACTTGATGTTCTTCCTTTGAATTCTCTTAATATTTCTAGAGAAATCAAGGAGTTAGTGATAATGGTGGCTAATCAAGCACAGAGGGCAAAAATGGAGCTCGACCCTGAAGATGAAGATGCCATGAAAAGGGTAATTCTAATTATGAATCAATTTGAAAACAAGTTCGAGCCAGACACGTGTATAAGCAAGAAAGTTCTGGATTATCTTAATATTACAACTTGGGCTCAATGTCACAAGGAGACTAAatttttggaggaagaaattaattttgaaTGCTCAGAGAATTACGAAAGAGAAGTGCCAATGTTAAGCAGTTTAGTAGGATTCTTGAGCTATTGCAGAGGAATTCTGTTCGAGGACTCTGTTTATGGAAACACTGATCAATCCGATGGAGCATCCAATCTTGAAGCTTTAACTTGCTTAAATCCTGAAGATTTTCGATGCCCGATTTCTCTTGAACTCATGACGGATCCTGTAACAGTATCCACGGGTCAAACCTATGATCGTGTGTCGATTCAAAGATGGCTCAAGTCAGGGAACCTACTCTGTCCCAAAACAGGGGAGATTCTACAAAGCACAGAATTATTACCTAATTCGACTCTGAGGAAGCTCATTCAACAATTCTGCGCTGATAATGGAATATCCTTAGCTAAATCAAGGAAGAAAAATCGCGATATATCGCGTACCATTTTGCCAGGAAGTCCAGCAGCTGCTGAAGCAATCAAATTCCTATCCGAATTTCTTGCGAGTAGACTTTATTTTGGTTCAGATCAGCAGATAATCAAGGCTGCTTATGAAATTCGTTTGCTGGCAAAATCAAATATTTTCAACAGATCCGTATTAATTGAAGCTGCATCTATCCCAGCACTCTTACAAATTCTTAACACAAATGATCCAATTATGCAAGAGAACTCAATTTCTGCTTTGCTCAAGCTATCAAAACATTCTAATGGAAAGAAAGTGATCATGGAAAATGGAGGCCTGAAATTGATTATCAGTGTTCTCAAAGATGGGTTAAAGGTAGAAGCTAAGCAAATTGCAGCTGCCATAATTTTCTACATATCTTCACCCCGCGAATACCGAAAGGCAATCGGAGAAAATCCTGAAGTGTTTCCAGCTTTAGTGGAACTCATCAAAGATGGAACAAGTTGTGGGAAAAAGAATGCCATTGTTGCGATATTCGGGTTACTGCTGAGTCACAGGAACCATGAGAGAGCACTTGGAGCTGGAACAGTTCCAGCACTAGTTGATCTTTTAGCTTCCTCGGATAAAGTTGAACTAAACACAGATGCACTGGCAGTTCTAGCTTCATTAGCAGAAAAAACTGAAGGGTCATTTGCAATATTAGAAGCTTCAGCATTACCAGTAATATTGAGTCAATTACAGAATATAACATCTCGAGCAGGAAAAGAGTACTGtgtttccattttattgtatttATGCATCAACTGTGGCGCGGAGGTATTAGCCGCTCTGGTAAGAGAGCAGGCGCTTATGCCACTTCTTTATTCACTGTTGACAGAAGGAACCAGCCAAGCAAAGAAAAGGACACGCTCTCTTATCAAAATTCTACAGAAATTCTGTGAAACAAGCACTTCTAGGTTTGTGAGTGAAGTTCCACAAGAACAATTTATTGATGTAAGGTGA
- the LOC107797233 gene encoding UDP-glycosyltransferase 90A1-like gives MGTVPSPHFVIFPFMSHGHTIPLLHLAALLRHRFVAVTIFTTPANAPSIRDFLKDESISVIELPFPKGIDGIPPGVEITEKLPSMSSFGQFARATKLMQPLFEQALLGLQPPTCIISDAFLGWTQQSAEKFSIPRYFFFGMSIFATTLYQVLGIERPHAEAISPDVPFTFSSFPWLKLTRNDFEPPFGDLEPKGPAVDFMLEQAVSLAKSRGMITNSFYELEPRFADYWSQHLGPKSWCVGPLCLANQPMIANITHPDNKHETWMQWLNCKLADRQPVLYVAFGTQAEVSAEQIQEIARGLELSNTSFLWVTRPKVLDHLKGFEERVKDRALIVKEWVDQSEVLKHKSIKGFLSHCGWNSVMESICAKVPILALPLMAEQHLNARFVVEEIGVGLRIMPRNGSVRGFVEAEEVEKMVRELMEGEKGEGVRKKVKEMGENAWETMKEGGSSWSTLGLLIDDACGGKQVLIDV, from the exons atgggcACAGTTCCTTCACCACACTTTGTAATCTTTCCTTTCATGTCTCATGGCCACACCATTCCTCTTCTCCACCTCGCCGCCCTTTTACGCCACCGTTTCGTCGCCGTCACCATTTTCACCACCCCTGCAAACGCCCCCTCCATTCGTGATTTTCTAAAAGATGAAAGCATCTCCGTTATTGAGCTCCCTTTTCCAAAAGGCATAGATGGTATTCCTCCTGGTGTTGAAATTACTGAGAAGCTTCCCTCCATGTCCTCTTTCGGTCAATTTGCGAGAGCTACTAAGCTGATGCAGCCGCTGTTCGAGCAAGCTTTACTAGGTTTGCAGCCACCTACATGTATAATATCTGATGCATTTCTTGGATGGACTCAACAATCTGCTGAAAAATTTAGCATTCCGAGGTACTTTTTCTTTGGTATGAGTATTTTCGCCACGACCCTATACCAAGTTCTTGGCATAGAACGTCCTCATGCCGAAGCTATTTCACCAGACGTGCCTTTTACGTTTTCAAGCTTTCCATGGTTGAAGCTCACCAGAAATGATTTTGAGCCTCCTTTTGGAGATCTTGAGCCCAAAGGTCCAGCCGTGGACTTTATGTTAGAGCAAG CTGTTTCCCTAGCAAAGAGCCGTGGCATGATAACCAACAGCTTTTACGAATTGGAACCAAGATTTGCAGACTATTGGAGCCAACACCTCGGACCAAAGTCCTGGTGTGTTGGGCCTCTTTGCCTAGCCAATCAGCCCATGATAGCAAACATAACACACCCCGACAACAAACATGAAACATGGATGCAATGGCTCAACTGTAAGTTAGCCGACAGACAACCTGTTCTGTACGTCGCATTTGGTACTCAGGCCGAAGTTTCCGCCGAGCAAATACAAGAAATTGCCAGAGGACTAGAATTATCAAACACGAGTTTCTTATGGGTGACAAGACCAAAAGTTTTGGATCATCTAAAAGGGTTTGAAGAGAGGGTAAAAGATAGAGCATTGATAGTGAAAGAATGGGTGGATCAGAGTGAGGTGTTAAAACACAAAAGCATCAAAGGTTTTTTAAGTCACTGCGGATGGAATTCTGTTATGGAAAGTATATGTGCTAAAGTGCCTATTTTAGCACTACCCCTCATGGCTGAGCAGCACTTAAATGCAAGATTTGTGGTTGAGGAAATCGGTGTGGGATTGAGGATTATGCCAAGGAATGGATCAGTAAGGGGCTTTGTTGAAGCAGAAGAGGTTGAAAAAATGGTGAGAGAGTTAATGGAAGGTGAAAAAGGAGAAGGAGTGAGGAAGAAAGTGAAGGAAATGGGAGAAAATGCATGGGAAACTATGAAAGAAGGTGGTTCATCTTGGTCAACACTAGGCCTCCTTATTGATGATGCTTGCGGCGGAAAACAAGTTTTAATTGATGTTTAA